The region TACTACACCATAAGATAAATGAAGGAATGATTTAAGTGAAGATAGCTATTTCCACAGGAATCAAGGGTATGGGCATAAGACATCATGGATTTACAACATTTGAAGAAATAGAGAAGCGCGATGACAAAGACAAGGCCAGAATAATTATTTCCAAGCTTAAAGAAAAAGGGATTTGTGTTCTTCCAATTAAGGGAAGTGTTGAAGCAATATATTATGAAGTGATTACTGAATCTTAAGTGGCAATGTAATAATAGTTAGTTCCAAAAAGCATGCTTTTTGAGACAACGGAATAACTGCTTATTACATCGTTTCAAAAGACCGAAAAATCAGTTTTGGAACGTCTCAGTGATTCAAGGGATCATTTGAGACGTTTTTTCTATTAGGAGGGGTCCCATTGAAGATCGCATACGGAAGAGTTTCAACAAAGGAGCAAAATGTAGAGCGTCAGCTTTTGAAGTTCCGGGAATTAGGGATTGAGGAACGGTTTGTTTTTGTGGATAAGCAGAGCGGCAAAGATTTTGATCGTCCACGTTACCAGGCGATGCGGCTCATGCTGCGGGAAGGGGATCTGGTGTATGTGGATGCCCTGGACCGGCTAGGCCGGGACTATGACGGCATCATTACGGAGTGGAAGTATATCACGCGCGAGATCGGGGCAGACATTGTATGCCTGGATAACGAAATACTGTTCGATTCCCGAAAGTTTAAGACAATGGGCGACTTCGGGAAAGTCATGGAGGATCAGTTTCTTAGTCTCCTGGCATACGTGGCGGAACAGGAACGGAAGAAGAACCGTTCAAGGCAGGCAGAAGGCATTGAGGTAGCTAGGACGGAAGGGGTCACTTTTGGCAGACCCAAACATGAGATTGATAATACATTCATTGAAGTATATGAGGCGTGGAAATCTGGAGAGTTTACTGCAACGGAAGCGATGAGAAGGATCGGGATGAAGAAGCCGACTTTCTATCGAAGGGTGAAGGAGTATGAGAATACTTTATAATTAAAGGCTATATTGAACTCTATGAAGTTCAATATAGCCTTTTACGTAGAAATACGTTGTAAATCAGTTTACCCAAACCATGTAAAGAATTTGTCCATCCGAATGCTCTTCATCAGCAAAGATATTTTTAAAGCGTTGGTTCAGTGTGTTTTCTCTTGTAAGATTAAAAAGTAATGCAAAGGCTAGTTTAGGGTCGCTAGTTACATAGCCTTCAAATTCAACACCTATTTTATTATATGCATCTCCGTTATAAACCCATTCTTCTGCCTCTCGTAAAGTGTCAAAATGGACCGTTTCTCTGAACCAACGAATGTTTTTTTGTTTTGCCCCTTGATTTTCTTCTTTGATGAAGTGGTAAGAGGAGTCGTCTTTATTATAGCTATCGACCAACTCAATCCCCCCTGTACTAATTTATTATATTTTTATGGAACTATGCATGATACTGATACTAATCCTCCTGCTCTTGCACTATCAATTTTAAAATTTATACCTACTGTGTCACCTGACTCTAAACGTGAAGTTCCGCCAAAACTACTAGGATAGGTTGATATACTACCATGAAATGAATAGTTAGAAGACTGAGTATGAGGAGCGTAAATGTTTGCTCCATTTATAAAATGTGTTAATCCAGCAGCTGTAGTAACGCTACCGTTTACTGCTGATACTGTGACTTGTGGTCCAAAAGCAGCTATTCCTGCTGGTGTAAGTGACAATCCCCAAGAAAGAACCTTATTAAAGGAATACTGCGATATAAAACTTGTGAGTCCAAGATTACCCCAAGTACTTGCACCGCATGATTTTATTTCATTGACATTAAAATTTTGTGAAGGCAGCAAATCATTTTCTTTATTATTTAGTATATCAGAAGTGGGATTCAATGTTTCAAAGTGTGTTCCTGTTTGTTCGATTGGGTCTGCTGCAGCTAAGAGGCCAAATGAGGAGAAGGCAAGTACCAGTGTCAAAAGTAGTGAAAGAAAATGCTTTTTTCTGTTCATGTAATACCTCCAAAGTTTTTATTTGTTTCCTTGTTATGGAAACATTGTGGCATATATAATACTAAACTTCAACAATATTTGATAAAAATAGGACATTTGTCACATGAAAGTTGATTATTAAATATTTTTAAATGACAAATAAAATAGGGAATTTATGTTCCTGTTATCCGTATATAGCAATGTAATAAAAACATCTTGGGAGGTCTCTGACAATGTTATATTTGGATAGCTGTATAGAAGGTGCCCAAAAGGTTATTGCAGATGAAACTGTAGATTTAGTAATTGCGGACCCGCCGTATAATTTAAAATTTGGAGGAACAAATCAGACCAAGAACAAGTAAACCCGTTTTCAGATTTTCCCCAATGATAACCTGCCGTTTCCGGACTATCGCAGATTTTGTCTTACTTAGCTCAAACAAGCCTATCGCATTTTGAAACCAGGTAGCCATATCTACATTTTTATCGATTGGCATCATATCCGGATATGTCTCGATGGCTTAAGATTATCGGCTTTACGATTAAAAACTGTATAGTATGGGACAAAAAGAATATGGGTATGGGATGGCAGTACCGGTATCAGCATGAGTTTATCATTATGGCAGTAAAAGGGAAGAAGAATGTCAAACGAATTTGT is a window of Paenibacillus sp. FSL H3-0469 DNA encoding:
- a CDS encoding recombinase family protein translates to MKIAYGRVSTKEQNVERQLLKFRELGIEERFVFVDKQSGKDFDRPRYQAMRLMLREGDLVYVDALDRLGRDYDGIITEWKYITREIGADIVCLDNEILFDSRKFKTMGDFGKVMEDQFLSLLAYVAEQERKKNRSRQAEGIEVARTEGVTFGRPKHEIDNTFIEVYEAWKSGEFTATEAMRRIGMKKPTFYRRVKEYENTL